Proteins from a single region of Ziziphus jujuba cultivar Dongzao chromosome 1, ASM3175591v1:
- the LOC107412111 gene encoding ribonuclease 3: MGIIAFLIILVASCSSCQWIFADQIEGKQKIDKFVVCYPRNFCSTGPEQDCRSDLPAGKFTIHGLWLNELSTPITRTFDINLLQGQLLKDLEKDWPGLQNRPNPNEYLWRHEWVKHGRYFHLGSGTQVEYFQKGIDLFRTPVIQKALSELLIKEKKYLTADILNQLKQITNFTPALSCKDISEPENFRLLVEVTFCLESDLNTFKDCPDKRSCGAHFYVETTALSPSPSPPSPPPPRAGITEELKAPSWAFFRALRHAKLY; this comes from the exons ATGGGAATCATTGCATTTCTCATCATTTTGGTAGCCTCCTGCTCTTCCTGCCAATGGATATTCGCTGATCAAATAGAAGGAAAACAGAAAATTGACAAGTTTGTGGTATGCTACCCACGAAATTTCTGCTCCACAGGTCCAGAGCAGGACTGTCGTTCTGATCTGCCTGCTGGCAAGTTTACAATCCACGGCCTCTGGCTGAATGAATTGTCCACACCAATAACAAGAACTTTCGATATAAATCTT ttGCAAGGTCAACTCTTGAAAGACCTCGAAAAAGATTGGCCAGGTTTACAGAACCGCCCTAACCCAAATGAGTACTTATGGCGCCACGAGTGGGTCAAACATGGACGGTATTTCCACCTCGGTTCTGGTACTCAAGTTGAGTATTTCCAGAAAGGAATCGATCTATTTCGTACTCCAGTGATACAGAAGGCTCTGAGTGAACtcttgattaaagaaaaaaagtactTGACTGCCGATATTCTTAACCAGCTCAAACAGATAACGAACTTTACTCCTGCATTGTCTTGCAAGGATATTTCTGAGCCAGAAAATTTTAGGTTACTGGTCGAGGTAACGTTTTGTCTCGAATCCGATTTAAACACTTTCAAGGATTGTCCGGATAAACGGAGTTGTGGAGCACATTTTTATGTAGAGACTACTGCACtctctccttctccttctcctccttctcctcctcctcctcgtgCTGGAATAACAGAGGAATTGAAAGCCCCTAGTTGGGCCTTCTTTCGCGCTCTTAGGCATGCAAAACTATATTGA